Proteins encoded by one window of Sphingosinicella sp. BN140058:
- a CDS encoding CoA ester lyase: MKLRSLLFVPGDRPDRMAKALASGADALILDLEDAVAASAKPEARRQVAAFVAANPVERLWVRINPLDTPDVEQDLDALSTVQPAGIVLPKAEGGASVDDLARRLTARGNATARILAIATETPAAMFQLGSYGGAARLEGLTWGAEDLPAAIGASTSREEDGSYTAPYQLARSLCLFGAAAAGVRPIETVYPAFRDLDGLAAYAARARRDGFTGMMAIHPAQVPVINDAFTPSDAEIDHARAVVAAFAAAPDAGALSLEGRMIDRPHLVQARRILAAASD; encoded by the coding sequence ATGAAGCTGCGCTCGCTGCTGTTCGTCCCCGGCGATCGGCCGGATCGCATGGCGAAGGCGCTGGCCTCGGGCGCCGATGCGTTGATCCTCGACCTCGAAGATGCGGTTGCCGCGTCGGCCAAGCCGGAGGCGCGGCGCCAGGTTGCCGCTTTTGTTGCCGCGAACCCCGTGGAGAGGCTCTGGGTACGAATCAATCCGCTCGACACGCCGGACGTCGAGCAGGATCTCGACGCGCTGAGCACGGTCCAGCCGGCCGGGATCGTGCTGCCCAAGGCGGAGGGCGGGGCCTCGGTCGACGATCTCGCGCGGCGGCTCACTGCACGGGGCAATGCGACCGCGCGGATCCTCGCCATTGCGACCGAGACGCCGGCGGCGATGTTCCAACTCGGCAGCTATGGCGGCGCCGCGCGGCTGGAGGGGCTGACCTGGGGGGCGGAGGATCTGCCGGCGGCGATCGGCGCCTCGACCTCGCGCGAAGAGGACGGCAGCTACACGGCGCCTTACCAGCTGGCGCGCTCGCTCTGCCTGTTCGGCGCGGCGGCGGCGGGGGTGCGGCCGATCGAGACCGTCTATCCCGCCTTTCGTGATCTCGATGGTCTCGCCGCGTATGCAGCGCGGGCGCGGCGCGACGGCTTCACCGGCATGATGGCGATCCATCCAGCGCAGGTGCCGGTGATCAACGATGCGTTCACGCCGAGCGACGCCGAGATCGACCATGCCCGCGCGGTGGTCGCGGCATTCGCAGCCGCGCCCGATGCGGGTGCGCTGTCGCTGGAAGGACGCATGATCGACCGGCCCCATCTCGTCCAGGCCCGACGCATCCTCGCCGCCGCGAGCGACTGA
- a CDS encoding MaoC family dehydratase — protein sequence MSGRYFDDWTLGDRLSHQPHRTVTETDNLLISTLTHNPQPLHLDAEYAATTEFGRIVVNGTFTFALMVGLSVGDTTLGTLVANLGYDKVRMPKPVFVGDTLRAETEVIALKDSRSRPDAGIVTFEHRMLNQRDELVCVCERTALMRRRG from the coding sequence ATGTCGGGGCGCTATTTCGACGATTGGACGCTGGGCGATCGCCTCAGCCATCAGCCGCACCGTACGGTAACCGAGACCGACAATCTGCTGATCTCGACCCTCACCCACAATCCGCAGCCGCTGCACCTCGATGCCGAATATGCGGCGACTACCGAGTTCGGCCGGATCGTCGTCAACGGCACCTTCACCTTCGCGTTGATGGTCGGCCTGTCGGTCGGCGACACCACGCTCGGCACGCTGGTCGCCAATCTCGGCTACGACAAGGTGCGGATGCCCAAGCCGGTGTTCGTCGGCGACACGCTGCGCGCCGAGACCGAGGTGATCGCGCTGAAGGACAGCCGCTCGCGTCCTGATGCCGGCATCGTCACGTTCGAGCATCGCATGCTCAACCAGCGCGACGAGCTGGTCTGCGTGTGCGAGCGGACGGCGTTGATGCGGAGGCGGGGGTGA
- a CDS encoding acetyl/propionyl/methylcrotonyl-CoA carboxylase subunit alpha — protein sequence MIRSLLIANRGEIACRVIRTARRLGIRTIAVFSDADRHALHVREADTAVHIGPSPARESYLVGDRILAAARETGAEAIHPGYGFLSENADFAQKVIDAGLVWVGPKPASIRAMGLKDAAKRLMDAAGVPTTPGYLGDDQSPDRLKSEADAINYPVLIKAVAGGGGKGMRRVNQSQEFADMLASCKREAAASFGDDRVLIEKYIERPRHIEVQVFGDSHGNVVHLFERDCSLQRRHQKVIEEAPAPGMDAATREAVCGAAVKAAKAVDYVGAGTIEFIADASEGLRPDRIWFMEMNTRLQVEHPVTEEITGQDLVEWQLRVASGERLPLRQEELRIRGHAMEARLYAEDPAHEFLPSTGRLDHFVLGRGLRVDTGVEEGDRISPYYDPMIAKLIAHASTRDEAIDRLVDTLEQLEIWPVKTNAAFLARAADHTDFRNGDVDTAFIPSRIDRLVPDSNPGEPVWNLAATALLASDFGSGGEGEPWDALQGFRLNAAPDLSVAIAHGGETRLVDAGGDPPIEGIATAQGENVLVFASGQAFAFTLPGVGGAAGGGAAGDGSLVSPMPGRVLSVDTRQGDRVAKGQKLVTLEAMKMEHSLVAPFDGIVAELQVAEGEQVTEGALLVRVEKDEA from the coding sequence ATGATCCGATCTCTCCTCATCGCCAATCGCGGCGAGATCGCGTGTCGGGTGATCCGCACCGCGCGGCGGCTCGGCATCCGCACGATCGCCGTCTTTTCCGACGCGGACCGCCATGCGCTGCATGTGCGGGAGGCGGACACCGCAGTGCATATCGGCCCGTCACCGGCGCGGGAAAGCTATCTTGTCGGCGACCGCATCCTTGCGGCGGCGCGGGAGACTGGCGCCGAGGCAATCCACCCAGGTTACGGCTTCCTGTCCGAAAATGCCGACTTCGCGCAGAAGGTGATCGATGCCGGCCTGGTCTGGGTCGGGCCGAAGCCGGCCTCGATCCGGGCGATGGGGCTGAAGGATGCGGCCAAGCGGCTGATGGACGCGGCGGGCGTGCCGACCACGCCCGGTTATCTCGGCGACGACCAGTCTCCCGATCGGCTGAAGAGCGAAGCCGATGCGATCAACTATCCGGTGCTGATCAAGGCGGTCGCCGGCGGCGGCGGCAAGGGCATGCGCCGGGTCAACCAGTCGCAAGAATTCGCCGACATGCTCGCCTCGTGCAAGCGCGAGGCGGCGGCGTCGTTCGGTGACGACCGGGTACTGATCGAGAAATATATCGAGCGTCCGCGCCACATCGAGGTGCAGGTGTTCGGCGACAGCCACGGCAACGTCGTCCACCTGTTCGAGCGCGACTGCTCGCTGCAGCGCCGCCATCAGAAGGTGATCGAAGAAGCGCCGGCCCCGGGCATGGACGCGGCGACCCGGGAGGCGGTCTGCGGCGCCGCGGTCAAGGCGGCGAAGGCGGTCGACTATGTCGGCGCGGGGACGATCGAGTTCATCGCCGATGCGTCCGAAGGGCTTCGGCCCGACCGCATCTGGTTCATGGAGATGAACACGCGCCTCCAGGTCGAGCATCCGGTGACCGAGGAGATTACGGGCCAGGATCTGGTCGAGTGGCAGCTCCGCGTCGCCAGTGGCGAGCGGCTGCCGCTGCGTCAGGAGGAATTGCGGATACGCGGGCATGCGATGGAGGCGCGGCTCTACGCCGAGGACCCCGCCCACGAATTCCTGCCCTCGACCGGGCGGCTCGACCATTTCGTGCTCGGCCGCGGCCTTCGCGTCGACACCGGGGTCGAGGAGGGGGACCGGATCAGCCCTTATTACGATCCGATGATCGCCAAGCTGATCGCTCACGCCTCCACCCGCGACGAGGCGATCGATCGGCTGGTCGACACCCTCGAGCAGCTTGAGATCTGGCCGGTGAAGACCAACGCCGCCTTTCTCGCCAGGGCCGCCGACCATACCGATTTCCGGAACGGCGACGTCGACACCGCCTTCATCCCGTCGCGCATCGATCGGCTGGTGCCCGACAGCAATCCGGGCGAGCCGGTGTGGAACCTCGCCGCGACGGCCCTGCTCGCGTCCGATTTCGGCAGCGGCGGGGAGGGGGAGCCCTGGGATGCGTTGCAGGGCTTCCGGCTCAACGCCGCGCCCGATCTCAGCGTCGCGATCGCGCATGGCGGCGAGACGCGCCTGGTCGACGCCGGCGGCGATCCGCCGATCGAGGGCATCGCCACCGCGCAGGGCGAGAACGTCCTCGTCTTCGCCTCCGGCCAGGCCTTCGCCTTCACCCTGCCCGGGGTGGGCGGCGCTGCCGGTGGCGGCGCGGCCGGGGACGGCAGCCTGGTGTCGCCGATGCCGGGACGGGTGCTGTCGGTCGACACCAGGCAGGGGGACAGAGTCGCCAAGGGGCAGAAGCTGGTCACGCTGGAAGCGATGAAGATGGAGCACAGCCTGGTCGCGCCGTTCGACGGCATCGTGGCGGAACTGCAGGTCGCCGAAGGCGAACAGGTGACCGAGGGCGCCTTGCTGGTGCGGGTGGAGAAGGACGAGGCATGA